ACCGCGGATCGCCTTTACTTTGTCTAATTGGGGTGTTTTGAGCCTCATCGCTACGCCCGAAGTGCAGAAGAGCCTGCGGGAAACGAGCTCGCAACAACCGAGAACCAGGGATCAACAACAACTCGCGTCGCTTTCCCTATGTGCATATCACTCGGTAAGTGTTCATCTTCCTCTCTAactacatttttgcattttcctttttaccatTCTCTCaatcctttcatttaaaaaatatcacatTGGTTTGTAACACGTACAATacaccatccgtccatccattcgcttccgcttatccttttttcaGGCTCGCGCGgtgcgctggagcctatcccacgtacaatacactttaaaaatatatataagatCCAGTTTAACTCCCGTCAAAGCTTATACATTACATCTCTACATCACCTATCATTTTCTCATCAGGTATCTCATATCCTCTTGTTATTGTTATGTTATGCTCCTTTGATATTTTGCTAGTTTGCgtgttttaaaattctttttgtttttctttatattttttagacTCTCATTTAAGCCAGATGTGTTAACCTGATCCCTGCGAAACACCAGCTCTCCGTGGATTTTGACCGCGAGTGACCGGATGTTGTTTCCGGCCTGAGGTTGCCTGAAATGCCGTGAGGCTCGTTTGAAAGATTGCGCCCgagaccaactccgcctccAAGGCGTGCCTACCTTTAGCTGCCACCAGTGAGATATCAGAGCCGGGCTCCACATATCCAATCAGGAGCACGAGCAAGACAGCTTTTGCAGACTCTCCAGAAATATACAAGTCCTTACCAACTGCTCTGCAACCCAGTGTTTCTGGTCCCCTCACTAACATcgctttttgagatattttttaTGAACCACCAAAAAAGCAATTTTTGCCCCCCAGTACACAAgactggatctgagggcagcagCGGGGACAAATGATTGTAATGAAGCGACGGACATTTCATGGCTGGTCTTAGATAATcgtgagttattgtgtcttatgGTGAGTAGTTTTGCAAGAGGCATACAAGCACTGTGGAAAAAGTAATTGTGTGTAAGTCctctaaaactgttttttgtgaACACTTTGCTCCCCACGTTATGCTTTAAAAAATTTGATACATGTAATGTGATCATCAAAgaacatgttctttttaaaaacactcattCTTATGCTTTTAAACTATGTCAGATTATCATAAAACACTTATTTgtatgttataatgtttttcttacacCATGTGTAATTTTCATTCACACCTTGTTCATTGTATCAATGTGTAATTATGTatctttgataaataaataaaatatttaatcctGTATTTGTGTACTTTCTGGTGATTCAATAAAAAATTAGTCACATATCGCTCTGATAAACACAGAtggctgaaagaaatgtttgatggaACAAAGTAAACAAGTGTCTTGCTGCTAAACTTTAAGTCACCAAGGTTTAAATGAGAAATTGCCACTAGGAAACTAGCAGCCCTATGTCTttatgtaaaacatgaaaaactccaTATCTGGGATATTTGTTCTTACAAAGGTGTACTAATTTCTTTGTTATGGTACTCTACTGTTCCAATGAAACGAAAGAAAATATCCTGACCTATTTTCAGGGACAACAATGTTCATGTTAGACTGTGTTTTAAATCAGGTTGTGATCTTAAACTATCACAGCACTGATTTTACAGTAATGTGCAACAGTTGTAATGTCAATTAGAATTCCAAACTGGCTTTTCTCTACTCAGTGTTATGGTGAAATTTAAACTTGTTCTTTTGTGTAATTGCACATGGCCCATCACAAAGCCCCTTAGTAAGCTGTACAGCATACGTTTTCAATTCACTTTTGTCAGAAAACTTCACAGTATGACAAGCACAGTTTCTCCaaatgtgtgcttctttttcatCACTCAGTGTGCTTTTAGAGCATTCACATTAGCTCATCAAATAAAAGTACAATCAGTAAGTGTACTTTAACATTTCAGGTTCCAGTACACTCTTACTTAGATCATGTGAACAATTTcatcaacctttttttttttttgtataatgcATCAAACCTGTTCAAATCAGTTTATTTTCAATTCATATTAACTAATCTAGAGACAAGGAACTCctttttagcttctgtgatgcaTTTACTTCTCACACCTTAATCTAGATGTTAGTGTTCTCAAAGTTAACATGTCTCATGTTACCATCATGTATTTCTAATACCCAGCCTCAGTCTATGCCCTATAGACTCTCACATGGAAACACCATTGATCTAGATATTCACAAATTTCATCAGGAGATTCTTAAGGtattaagtttttttgtttgttttaatgttttacacaaaaaacttcacatttttatatttttaaatgaaagtgtcatggaaagacattttttctttaatgatgtTGCTGCCACATTCTCAAATACTAATTATTCTGGGATTTTATGGTCAAACTATGTGATtttccaagtgtgtgtgtgtgtgtgtgtgtgtgtgtgtgtagtaaaATGACCTTATGATGCTGTCACCGtgaatcattcaggattaaCAACACAAATTGTATCGATAGCAGAAACAGTCTGTCTTATAGTTCTCACACGTTACCGCTAGTTTTACAAGcacagtcttcttcagctctgtttatgtagcttttatgaaactgattttcCATAGTACAAGTAGCATTTAATCTTTCTTTGCTCTCCAGTATAAATTCAAGAATTTTCAGAGCTGTTTATATACGAAGCAGTGTTCATAGAAACATTGATCAACCCTGTTTTTGGCATTGAGTGTTACTAGGGGTGTCAAATTATCGCGTTAATTGCGATTAATTAATTACAATGCTATTTAGCGCGTTATGTTTTTTAATCTCGTTAATCTAATTTTTAATCTCTTGACGTCATTGATTTTGTATGAGAGTTGCTATGTTATAAAATCCGTTTTTATGTGCTGGGCTCCTTGTGCTTGACTTGTTGGGGGTGGAGTCACGTCGTGAGGTCAAGGTGAGAAGTGGTGATTAGCTTACAGTGTGGATATGGAGGCGCATCTGAGAGTTGTTGGCCCAATGAACGGGAAATTTGTATTTCATAAACGCCCCGACGGCACCATTGACAAAGGTAAAGTGGTCTGCCTAGAGTGTAAGAAGGAGTTTGCTTACCACCGAAGCAGCTCAAGTTTGGCCTATCACCTCAACGCAAAGCACCCAGCCGCGAGTGCAGCAACAGCTAGCAGTGAAGACGTTAGCAATATAGCAAGCCAGAGCAAAGCTTTTCGCCAAACAAAACTAGAGAATACCCCTCGTATGAGCAAGTCTGCGACCGACAGGCTGACTAATGTTATTGCCAAGTGGATAGCGATGAACTGTAGGCCGATAAATATAGTAGAGGACGAAGGATTGACAGAGGTGTTGCAAATTGCGTCCAATGACCCGTCATACAAGCCGCCGTGCAGGACTACAGTAACGACCAAAATCAGCAAAATGTACGACGgcgaaaagaaaaacaaacttgagATTTTGGCGGAGGATTCTCCCAACTGTGTTGCTATAACCGGAGATCACTGGACCTCAGCTGGCAACCACAGCTATTTTGGGGTGACTGGACACTTTATTGATAGTGAGTGGAACCTCAACTCATTTGCACTGACCGTCATGAGAACAGAAACCAGGCACTTTGCTGATAAATGCGCCGAACAGTTCCTCAAGGTAGCAAATGACTGGGGTATTGAAAACAAGATATCCACCATTGGCACAGACAGCGCAGCAAACATGCTGGCTGCTATGAGAGCACTTCCATATGAGCACATCGCCTGCAATGCTCACATTCTCCAGAGGACCATCACGGTATGTCTCGATAGCAGTGGTTTTGTCGGTGTACTGGCAAAGTGCCGCAAGATTGTTGGTCATTTTAAACAAAGCCCTGCGAGTACCACAGAACTTAACCAACAACAAGTAGCACTCGGAAAGAAGAGCGATCAACTTATACAGGATGTACCCACCAGGTGGAACTCGACTCTCGCAATGGTCTCACGCCTCCTATGTAACCGA
This sequence is a window from Oreochromis niloticus isolate F11D_XX linkage group LG6, O_niloticus_UMD_NMBU, whole genome shotgun sequence. Protein-coding genes within it:
- the LOC109202501 gene encoding zinc finger BED domain-containing protein 1, coding for MEAHLRVVGPMNGKFVFHKRPDGTIDKGKVVCLECKKEFAYHRSSSSLAYHLNAKHPAASAATASSEDVSNIASQSKAFRQTKLENTPRMSKSATDRLTNVIAKWIAMNCRPINIVEDEGLTEVLQIASNDPSYKPPCRTTVTTKISKMYDGEKKNKLEILAEDSPNCVAITGDHWTSAGNHSYFGVTGHFIDSEWNLNSFALTVMRTETRHFADKCAEQFLKVANDWGIENKISTIGTDSAANMLAAMRALPYEHIACNAHILQRTITVCLDSSGFVGVLAKCRKIVGHFKQSPASTTELNQQQVALGKKSDQLIQDVPTRWNSTLAMVSRLLCNREAVQATLDQQNHRLVLPTEAEWAKLQRLELLLEPCKYVTELLGGEAYVSCSVVLPAFRHLYRVMDITDDDPAYVVKFKNAFQKDLAARRTNGNEIWFEVATALDPRFKDLKCLPREKREQVWTILENMLQAAEPRRADSLQPSTEDDGPAQKKRRSELLLGSDSDSEDGIESGELQRYRAEPSISIDDCPLQWWYAHSGVYEKLSVLAQKYLASPATSVPCERLFSLAGHIVQKKRAALLPENVTRLVCLSDWLRKKK